The DNA window GACTGGGCGCGGGGAGTCGCCTCGGAGATGCACTCGAGGGCCCAGCGCCATGAGCGCATCCCCGTGACGCTGGCGGCCCAGTACCGCCTGGCCCAGCGGCTGGTGTTCGAGCCCCTCAAGACGCGCATCGGCATGGAGCGGGTGGACTTCTTCGCCACGGCCGCCGCGCCCATCGGCCGGGACGTGCTGGAGTTCTTCGCCTCCATCGACATGCTGATTCACGAGGTGTGGGGCATGACGGAGGTATCGGGCCCCGGCACGGTGAACACGGAGGAGGCCACCCACCTGGGCACCGTGGGGCGGCCCATGCTGGGGGTGGAGGTCCGCATCGCGGAGGACGGGGAGATTCTCATCCGGGGCGGCAACGTGTGCATGGGCTACTACAAGAACCCGGAGGCCACCGCGGAGCTGCTCCAGGACGGGTGGCTGCACAGCGGCGACGTGGGGCAGCTCGACGGGGAGGGCTATCTCCACATCACCGGCCGCAAGAAGGAGATCATCGTCACCTCCGGCGGGAAGAAGACGGCGCCCGGCAACATCGAGGAGCTGCTCAAGGCCCTGCCGGGTGTGGGCCATGCGGTGGTCGTGGGGGAGCGGCGCAACTACCTGGTGGCGCTGCTGGCCCTGGACGGGGAGAAGGTGCGAGCGCTGGCGCGGGAGAAGGGCTGGCCGGAGGAGCTGGGCGCGCTTGCCCAGGACGCACGGCTGCACCAGGTGCTCCAGCAGGCGTTGGACCGCGACGTCAACGCGAAGCTCTCCCGCTTCGAGAACATCAAGCGCTTCGCGGTGCTGTCGCGCGAGTTCTCCGTGGACGAGGGTGACTTGACGCCCACGCTCAAGGTCCGCCGCAAGGCCGTGGAGCTGAAGCATGCGGGGCTCGTCGAGTCGCTCTACGCGGAGAACGGCGCGGCGCACGCAGGCTGAGGGCTGGCCCGCAATGAGAAAGGGGCGGGGAACCTTGTCGGTTCCTCGCCCCTTCTCAATTCATGCCCAAGGGGTGTGGAGGTGCCGCGGGACTACTTCGCGGTGCGCTTGTCCATCGTGACGTAGTCGCGTCGCTTGTGGCCCGTGAAGACCTGGCGCGGGCGAGCAATCTTCTGCTCGGGGTCCAGCACCATCTCCTCCCACTGCGCGCACCAGCCCACCGTGCGGGGGATGGCGAAGAGGACGGGGAACATCTCCACCTGGAAGCCCATCGCCTCGTAGATGAGGCCAGAGTAGAAGTCCACGTTCGGGTACAGCTTGCGCTTGACGAAGTACTCGTCCTGGAGGGCGATGCGCTCGAGCTCCACGGCGATCTCCAGCAGCGGGTTCTTGCCCGTCACGTCGAAGACCTCGTCCGCCACGCGCTTGATGACCTTGGCGCGCGGGTCGTAGGACTTGTAGACGCGGTGGCCGAAGCCCATCAGCTTCTTCTCGCCCTCGCCGCTCTTCACGGACTTGATGAAGTCCGGGACCTTGGAGATGTGGCCAATCTCGCGGAGCATGCGCAGCACCGCCTCGTTGGCGCCGCCGTGCAGCGGGCCGTAGAGGGCGCCGATGCCGGCCGTGACGGCCGAGTACGGGTCCACTTCCGACGAGCCCACCGTGCGCACGGACGTCGTCGAGCAGTTCTGCTCGTGGTCCGCGTGGAGGATGAAGAGCACGTCGAGCGCGCGCTCGAGCACCGGGTGCACCTTGTAGGTGCTGGTGCCGATGCGCTTCACCATCGCCAGGAAGTTGGCGACGTAGGACAGGTCATTGTCCGGGTAGATGTAGGGCAGGCCCATCGAGTGCCGGTACGAGAACGCGGCGATGGTGGGCATCTTGGCGATGAGCCGGGTGATCTGGATGCGGCGGCTGCGCTCATCCTTGGTGTTCTTCGCGTCCGGGTAGAAGCCGGACAGCGCGGCCACGGTCGAGCCGAGCATGGACATCGGGTGCGCGTCGTAGCGGAACCCGTCCATGAACGTCTTCACGTTCTCGTGGACGTACGTGTGGTGCGTCACCAGGTGGATGAACTGCTCCAGCTCCTTGGGCGTCGGCAGCTCACCGTTGAGCAGGAGGTACGCGACCTCCAGGTAGCTGGACTTCTCGGCCAGCTGCTCGATGGGGTAGCCGCGATACTCCAGGATGCCTTTATCGCCGTCGATGAAGGTGATGGCGCTCTTACAGTTCGCGGTGTTGAGGAACGCCGGGTCGTAGCCCATCAGACCGAAGTCGTCGTCCGAGACCTTGATCTGGCGTAGGGCGTTGGTGCGAATACAGCCGTTCTCGACCGGGACCTCATACTGCTTGCCGGTCCGATTGTCGGTGATCGTCAGCGTGTCCTTGGGCATGGGCGGAGATTTCACAGGGCGCAGATCGCTTTCAACAAAAAAGAACGATAAGTCGGCAATCGAGACACTGATGGTTCTACGGTGACTCGGAAATACGCGCTCCCGAGCGCTGCAACTGCCTCCAGAAGCCCGGAAAGCTCTTCTCGACGCACTCGGGACCGGTGAGCACCAGGGGCGCCCCCGACAACACGCTGAGGGTGGCCGCGGTCATGGCCAGGCGGTGGTCCCCCTGGCTGTCCATCTCGAAGCGGGCGGGCGGGGCGGCCGGAGGCGTCAGGTGGAGGATTTCCCCCTGCAGGTCGCTCGTGCCCCCGTAGGCGGCGATCAGGGCGCGGATGCCTTCCAGCCGGTCGCTTTCCTTCAACCGAAGGATTCCGACGTCCGTCAGCGTGGACGGCGCGGGTAGGACACAGGCGAGCGCCGCCAGGGTCGGCAGCAGGTCCGGGCACTCCTTGCCAGAAGCCCGCAGGCCCTGCTCGGGTCGGCCCGTCACCTTCAGGGTGTGCGGCTGTCCGGCGGGCACCGTCCGCAGTCCCACCTGCTCGATGAGGCGGAGGATGGCCTGGTCCGGATGCGCGCTGGCGGGGTCGGCTCGCTCCACCGTGCCGCCTGACTTCCAGGCCACGAGCAGCAGGTACCCCAGCGAGGACCAGTCCCCTGGCAGCGAGGGCACGCTCGGCGGCGGTGTGTAGCCGGACACCGTGTAGCGGGCGGCGGACTTCTGGAGCTCGAAGCCGAAGCGCTCGAGCCACGCCACCGTGAGCTCCAGGTAGCCGGCGCTCGTCAGGGTGCCTTCAATCTCCACGCTCCACGCGCGGCGCTCACGCAGGTACAGCGCCGCGCAGCCCAGGAGGAGGCTTGAGGCGTACTGGCTGCTCTGCGAGCCGGGCACCCGGAAGACAGGCGCGACGCGGGAGGTGTCCGTGGGCGCGGTGAGCTCCACCGGCCAGGGCTTGCCCTCGACGAGCGTGAAGCCCGCGGGGCCCAGGGCGTCCTTCAGCGACGTGAAGAGCGGGCCATGGGGTCGCTCCCCCAGTCGAGGCGTCCCCGTGAGGCGCACGCGGACGCCAGGGGTCACCGCGGCCTGGGTGGCCAGGATGCGAAACGGGGCGCCACCGTCGGCGCAGTCGACATCGCGCACGGGGCCGGGAGGAAGACGGAGGGCCTCCACGCCGCGGCGAAGGACTCGCACGTCGGCGGGCAGGTCCTCGTCCGACTCGGCCTGGACGGAGGGAAGGGGCCACGCGCCGGTGAGGTGCCCCAACACGAGGGCCCGCTGCGCATCCGACTTGGAGACAGGGGGCGAGAGGGGCGACGGCGTGAGTCCCGTCGGGTCCAGCAGGATGCGGCGGGTGCTGGTGCTCATGGGCGCACTCCCTTCGTCCAGGACGACCACAGGGCGCGCCAGGTCTCGGGGGCGACGTCGCGGACCTCGGTGGAGCCGATGGCCGTCAGCAGCACCATGCGCAGCTCTCCCTTCGCGCCAGCCTTCTTGTCGGCGTCGAGCAGCGTCGCGATGTCCTTGAGCGAGGTGGGGCGCAGCAGCGAGGCGACCCGCTCGCGGCCCAGGACGCCGGGACCCTCCGCGAGCGCGGCCTCGGCCTGGGCGGCCACGGGCTCCGGGGTGACTCCCAGGTGTCGGCCCACGTCCAGGGCCAGGAGGATTCCCAGGCCCACCGCGTCGCCGTGAGACAGCTTGAAGCGCGACACGCTCTCCAGCACGTGGCCGAAGGTGTGCCCGAAGTTGAGCACCCGGCGCAGGCCCGTGTGCTCGTACGGGTCCTTCGCGCAGACGCGCTCCTTGAGGCCGCGCGCGTCCTTCACCAGCTTCTCGAGCGCGGGCGGCTTGCGCACGTAGCGGCGGAAGAGGGCGGCATCCAGGCTGATGACCATCTTCCAGGCCTCGAGCGAGCCCTCGCGCACCTGCGTGGGCGACAGCGTCGAGAACAGCTCCGGGCAGACCCACGACTCCTCGGCGTAGTGGAAGACGCCCGCGGGGTTCTTCACCACGCGACCCTTCACGGTGAGGTCCACCGCGCCCTTTCCACCCAGGCTGCTGTCGACGGCGGCCAGGAGCGTCGTGGGGACCTGCACCAGCCGCACGCCGCGCTTGAGCAGGTGCGCGGCCACGGTGGACACATCGCCGACGGTGCCTCCGCCCACGGCCAGGAGCGTGCCGGAGCGCGGCAGGGACAGCCCGGCGGCGAGCACCTTCTCCAGCGCCGTGAAGCTCTTGGCGCTCTCACCGCCCACCAACTGGACGATGGCGCGAGGCGCACGGGCCTCCAGCGTGGGGATGAGGTCGGGGTGGAGGCGCGCGACGGTGCGGTCCACCACGGCGAGACTGCCCTCGGGCAGGCGCTTTGCGAGACGTGAGAACGGACCCCAGCGGTCGTTGGGAGGACGGTAGGCGCCGGGAGGGTAGGGGTTCATAGGCTATGGGGGCGTGCGTTCATCTGTTGGACGAGGTCTGCGATGACCAGGGACACCATGGACTCCAGCACCGGAACGGCGCGGGGCATGATGCACGGGTCGTGACGGCCACCCTTCGCGTGGTCCGCCAGCGTCGCTGGGGGTTTGAAGTAGGCGCGGACCTGGAGGGGCTCGCCGTTGGTGAGCCCGCCCTGGATGCCGCCGTAGACATCCTTCACGGAGTGGAACTGGGTGCCGGGCTGGCCAATGCGCTCGAGCAAGTCCGGCGGGCCCCACATGACGCCGGTGATGGCGCCCACGCTGCCCAGGGCCTGGGCGATGAGCGCCTTGATCTTCCCGAAGATGGGCTCGCCCAGTCCCACGGGGAGGCCCTCGACGCGCACGTCGATGGAGCCTCCGAGGCTGTCTCCGGCCTCCTTGGCCGCGAGGATGCGGCGGGACATCTCCTCGCGGACGGCGAGGTCCGGGCAGCGCGTCGGGTGCGCATCCACCATCGCCCGGGTCAGTCCGAGCGCGGGCACGGAGGCCACGAGGTCACCCACCTGGGACACGTACGCGACGGTGCGAACGGTGGGCAGGTCGCGCTCGAGATAGGCCTCGGCGATGGTGCCGCCGATGACGCGGCAGAGCGTCTCGCGTCCGCTGGTACGGCCACCGCCTCGGTGGTCGCGGTGCTTGTAGCGCTCGCGCCACACGGCGTCCGCGTGGCCGGGCCGGTCCACCTGCTTGAGCTGCTCGTAGTCACCGGAGCGCTGGTTGGTGTTGCGGACGATGGCCGCGATGGGCGTGCCGAGTGTCTTGTCCTCGAAGACGCCGGAGAGGAGCTCCACCTGGTCCGGCTCGTTGCGAGGCGTGACGAGCGCGGACTGTCCAGGACGGCGGCGATCCAACGCGGCCTGGATGCGCTCGAGCGTGAGGGGGACGCCGGCGGGGCAGCCATCCACCACCGCGCCGAGCGCGGGGCCGTGGCTCTCGCCGAAGGTCGTCACGCGGAAGAGGGTGCCGAAGGTGTTCACGTTGCTGTCTCCCAAAGCTCGCGTTGACGCCGGGCCTGTGCGACGAACCACGCCGCGCCCAGCAGGACAGGGGTGCCTCCGCGCCGCGAAATCTCCGCGGCGATGCGTCGGCCGGGGGCACCGTATGCGATCACCGCGACACGTGCTCGCTCGAATCGCAGGGAATCCGGAGCAGCCACCCGGTCGGGCCACGTCCAGACACCGGCTCCGGTGAGAGGGCCTTGGATGTCCGCGCGCCGGAGGATTCGCAGCGCCTGGCCTCGCTCGGTGGCCACGGTGCGGAGAGCCGATGTTGCACCGCCGTCACCCAGCACGAACACGTCGCCCGAGCCCAGGCGCTCCAACACCTTCCGGGCGCCCTCGGTGTCCGTGTTGAAGGACTCCCACCGGTTGCCTCGGCGCACCAGGGTGTTGATGGCATCCAGCGACGAGCCAGTGTGCTTCGCCAGCCGCATCTTGAACGGGCTGGTGACGGCGAAGCCCCCGTGGCTCGGGAGCAGTGAGTCCACGAGCGCCTCGACCGGTCCGTCCTCGGGGAGGTCGATGCGGTCGAAGGGCTGGCGATGGATGCGCGGCGAGCGCGAGTGGGTGATGGACGTTCCGAAGATGCCCAGCCGCAGCGGGGCGGGAAGGGTGGTGCGGTCCGCGCCGCGCCACTCGCGCACGACGTCGTCGAGGAGCCGCTGACCCGGCGCCGCGGCCCACGAGCCTCCCGCCGCCACGTAGTCGAGCAGGTTGTTCCGGGCCAGCACCGCGCGGGCGGGCAACGCGATGGAGCCCATGCCGAGCACGGTGACGCGAGTCATGCCGAACCGGTCCATCAGCCGCCGCTGCGTCTCCAGCAGCGTGCGGACGTGGTCCGGATGGGTCATGGGCTCCACGTGCTTCACCAGGGCATCGGCGGGCAGATCGCGCTCCCAGAGGCGCAGTGCTTCATCGGTGCTGAGCTGGCGCTCCGCGTGGTGGGACGCGAGCAGCTTGCCGGAGGGCGCGTCGAGAGAACCCTGATGCCCGGTGGCGTCCATCAAGTCCCGGTCCACGCGCCACGCGGCGGAGACCCAGGAAGCGGGGAGTGGCTTGCCTCGCTCGGAGACGAGCAGCGGGAGCACGCTCGCGAGGGCTGCCGGGTCCACCGCGTCGGGGGCGTGCAGGTCGGTTCGAATCTCCAGCACATCGGCGCCGCGACGTTGGCACCCCCGCGCGAAGTGCACGGCGTCGGAGCCGAGCAGGGTGGGAGGCAACGTCACGACACGCCGGGCGGGTGTCACGGGGACTCCTCTTCGTGGAGGCAGCCCCGGAGGAAGTCCACCAGGGCGATGGTGGGGACGCGGGCGTGCAGGGCCTCGCGCTGATGGAAGACGGAGGAGATCTCTTCCTCCAGGGAGACATCCGGCCTCAGCCGCGGCCGCGTCCGGTCCGCCATCAATCGGTCCCGGTAGGTCTCGAAGGTGATCGGGATGATGAGGGTGAACATGCCCGCCAGCGCATCCGGGTGGTGGGAGAGGAAGCCTCCTCCCACCGCGACCAGTCCACCCTGGGGAAGCTCCAGCAGGGCTCGGCGCTCGGCGGCACGGAACTCAGCGGGGGCCTGCGCCACCCAGGTCTTCAGCGGACGCCCGTGGAGCCGTTCCAGGTGGGCATCCAGGTCCACGCCCCGCCGTTCGAGCAAGCCGGCGACTCGAGGCAGGAGCGTGGACTTGCCCGCGCTCCGGTGGCCACACAGCACCACGGTCTGTCCGGCATCAGGCCGGGGCACGGGCCCTGGACGCGCCAGGGCTTCTCTCAGCGCCGGCGCGAGCCGGGGATCCACCGAGGAGAGGATATGCTCGACGCGGTGCCGTCGTGCTTCAGCGGACGAGGCCGACATAGACGTTCGCCGTTCCGAACGTCAGCGGATGCGCGCTTCGCTCCGCATAGGCGCCGGACTGGTCCATGAGCGACAGGAACCGCTCTCCCGCGGGGAACGCCGCCGAGGTGCGGGGCAGGTACTCATAAGCCGCGCGGTTGCCAGTGAGCATGCCGCCGATCGCCGGCATCACCGTCTTGCTGTAGAAGCGGAACAGCGCGCCGAAGACGCCCTCGGGCTGGCCGAACTCCAGCACGACGACGCGGCCACCCGGCTTCACCACGCGGCCCATCTCCTTGAGGCACTTCACCGGGTCATCCACGTTGCGGATGCCGAAGGCGATGGAGGCCACGTCGAAGCGGTTGTCCTCGAAGGGCAGCGCCATGGCGTCCGCCACCTGGAAGTCCACCTGGAGGCCGGCCTTGGCCGCCTTCGCCGGAGCGCTCTCCAACATCTCCGGGCAGAAGTCGGTGCCGAGCACGCGGCCCGTGGTGCCCACCTTGCGCTTGAAGGCGAGCGCAAGGTCACCGGTGCCGGACGCGCAGTCGAGGACGCTGTCGCCCGCCTTCGCCCGGCTGAGCCGCACGGCCGTCCGTCGCCACAGGCGGTGGATGCCGAACGAGAGGACTTCGTTCGTCACGTCGTACCGCGTGGCGATGGAGGAGAACATCTGACGGACTTCGGTGCTCATCTCGCCCTCACGACCTGGGCCGGGCTCTCCGGCCGCCAAAGGTGTCGACCCACCGCGTCTAGCACGGGTGGCAAGCGCTGCATCAAGGTTTGGAAGTGCTCTGGCGTCAGGGCCTGGTTCCCGTCGCACAGGGCCTGCTCCGGCCGGGGGTGGACCTCGATGAGCAGCCCGTCCGCTCCGGCCGCCGCGGCCGCCAGGGACATGGGTAGGATGAGGTCCACCTGTCCCGTCGCGTGGGACGGGTCGACGATGACGGGAAGGTGCGTGCGCTGCTTGGCCCAGGCCACCGCCGCCAGGTCCAGCGTGTTGCGAATCTCCGTCTCGAAGGTGCGGATGCCCCGCTCGCACAACATGACCTGCTCGTTGCCACCCTCGAGGATGTACTCCGCCGCCAGCAGCCACTCCTGCAGCGTCGCGGACAGCCCCCGCTTCAGCAGGACGGGGCGGCGCACCTTGCCCAGCGCCCGCAGCAGCGAGAAGTTCTGCATGTTGCGCGCGCCCACCTGGAGGATGTCCGCCGACTCCACCATGAAGGGCAACTGCGAGGTCTCCATCACCTCGCTGATGATGGGCAGTCCGTGGCGCCGCCCGGCCTCCGCGAGCAGGTGCAGCCCCGGCTCACCCATTCCCTGGAAGGCGTAGGGGCTGGTGCGGGGCTTGAACACGCCCCCTCGGAGGACATGGGCTCCGGCATGCGCCACCGCCGCGGCCGTGCGGTCCACCTGCTCCACGCCCTCCACCGCGCAGGGACCGGCCATGACGACGAACCCTGTCCCACCGACCTCCACCGGCCCCGCCTGAACCCGGGTTCC is part of the Myxococcus landrumus genome and encodes:
- a CDS encoding AMP-dependent synthetase/ligase, translating into MDLPKTMVHALHERAAQHEHRPALWTRRGRAYVPTSWFEYAQRVKHFALGLRTLGYGDGQPLGIISFNREEWHVAALASMAMGGVPVGLYTTSALEQLEYILRHCEASLLVVENEKHLRTGLLLRERLPKLRHLIVLDAPATPLPEGVLRYADVVERGAGADDKPYWDSVNALKPESLGTLIYTSGTTGHPKGVMLSHHNLTWTTRQLSQAVSFGKKPENIILSYLPLSHIAEQVISLHCPLMLGIQVYFADSVEAMPANLKDVRPTFFFGVPRVWEKFKAKAEEGLRSQPPLKRRLVDWARGVASEMHSRAQRHERIPVTLAAQYRLAQRLVFEPLKTRIGMERVDFFATAAAPIGRDVLEFFASIDMLIHEVWGMTEVSGPGTVNTEEATHLGTVGRPMLGVEVRIAEDGEILIRGGNVCMGYYKNPEATAELLQDGWLHSGDVGQLDGEGYLHITGRKKEIIVTSGGKKTAPGNIEELLKALPGVGHAVVVGERRNYLVALLALDGEKVRALAREKGWPEELGALAQDARLHQVLQQALDRDVNAKLSRFENIKRFAVLSREFSVDEGDLTPTLKVRRKAVELKHAGLVESLYAENGAAHAG
- a CDS encoding citrate synthase, with amino-acid sequence MPKDTLTITDNRTGKQYEVPVENGCIRTNALRQIKVSDDDFGLMGYDPAFLNTANCKSAITFIDGDKGILEYRGYPIEQLAEKSSYLEVAYLLLNGELPTPKELEQFIHLVTHHTYVHENVKTFMDGFRYDAHPMSMLGSTVAALSGFYPDAKNTKDERSRRIQITRLIAKMPTIAAFSYRHSMGLPYIYPDNDLSYVANFLAMVKRIGTSTYKVHPVLERALDVLFILHADHEQNCSTTSVRTVGSSEVDPYSAVTAGIGALYGPLHGGANEAVLRMLREIGHISKVPDFIKSVKSGEGEKKLMGFGHRVYKSYDPRAKVIKRVADEVFDVTGKNPLLEIAVELERIALQDEYFVKRKLYPNVDFYSGLIYEAMGFQVEMFPVLFAIPRTVGWCAQWEEMVLDPEQKIARPRQVFTGHKRRDYVTMDKRTAK
- a CDS encoding 3-phosphoshikimate 1-carboxyvinyltransferase → MSTSTRRILLDPTGLTPSPLSPPVSKSDAQRALVLGHLTGAWPLPSVQAESDEDLPADVRVLRRGVEALRLPPGPVRDVDCADGGAPFRILATQAAVTPGVRVRLTGTPRLGERPHGPLFTSLKDALGPAGFTLVEGKPWPVELTAPTDTSRVAPVFRVPGSQSSQYASSLLLGCAALYLRERRAWSVEIEGTLTSAGYLELTVAWLERFGFELQKSAARYTVSGYTPPPSVPSLPGDWSSLGYLLLVAWKSGGTVERADPASAHPDQAILRLIEQVGLRTVPAGQPHTLKVTGRPEQGLRASGKECPDLLPTLAALACVLPAPSTLTDVGILRLKESDRLEGIRALIAAYGGTSDLQGEILHLTPPAAPPARFEMDSQGDHRLAMTAATLSVLSGAPLVLTGPECVEKSFPGFWRQLQRSGARISESP
- a CDS encoding 3-dehydroquinate synthase translates to MNPYPPGAYRPPNDRWGPFSRLAKRLPEGSLAVVDRTVARLHPDLIPTLEARAPRAIVQLVGGESAKSFTALEKVLAAGLSLPRSGTLLAVGGGTVGDVSTVAAHLLKRGVRLVQVPTTLLAAVDSSLGGKGAVDLTVKGRVVKNPAGVFHYAEESWVCPELFSTLSPTQVREGSLEAWKMVISLDAALFRRYVRKPPALEKLVKDARGLKERVCAKDPYEHTGLRRVLNFGHTFGHVLESVSRFKLSHGDAVGLGILLALDVGRHLGVTPEPVAAQAEAALAEGPGVLGRERVASLLRPTSLKDIATLLDADKKAGAKGELRMVLLTAIGSTEVRDVAPETWRALWSSWTKGVRP
- the aroC gene encoding chorismate synthase; translation: MNTFGTLFRVTTFGESHGPALGAVVDGCPAGVPLTLERIQAALDRRRPGQSALVTPRNEPDQVELLSGVFEDKTLGTPIAAIVRNTNQRSGDYEQLKQVDRPGHADAVWRERYKHRDHRGGGRTSGRETLCRVIGGTIAEAYLERDLPTVRTVAYVSQVGDLVASVPALGLTRAMVDAHPTRCPDLAVREEMSRRILAAKEAGDSLGGSIDVRVEGLPVGLGEPIFGKIKALIAQALGSVGAITGVMWGPPDLLERIGQPGTQFHSVKDVYGGIQGGLTNGEPLQVRAYFKPPATLADHAKGGRHDPCIMPRAVPVLESMVSLVIADLVQQMNARPHSL
- a CDS encoding shikimate dehydrogenase; protein product: MTPARRVVTLPPTLLGSDAVHFARGCQRRGADVLEIRTDLHAPDAVDPAALASVLPLLVSERGKPLPASWVSAAWRVDRDLMDATGHQGSLDAPSGKLLASHHAERQLSTDEALRLWERDLPADALVKHVEPMTHPDHVRTLLETQRRLMDRFGMTRVTVLGMGSIALPARAVLARNNLLDYVAAGGSWAAAPGQRLLDDVVREWRGADRTTLPAPLRLGIFGTSITHSRSPRIHRQPFDRIDLPEDGPVEALVDSLLPSHGGFAVTSPFKMRLAKHTGSSLDAINTLVRRGNRWESFNTDTEGARKVLERLGSGDVFVLGDGGATSALRTVATERGQALRILRRADIQGPLTGAGVWTWPDRVAAPDSLRFERARVAVIAYGAPGRRIAAEISRRGGTPVLLGAAWFVAQARRQRELWETAT
- a CDS encoding shikimate kinase, producing the protein MDPRLAPALREALARPGPVPRPDAGQTVVLCGHRSAGKSTLLPRVAGLLERRGVDLDAHLERLHGRPLKTWVAQAPAEFRAAERRALLELPQGGLVAVGGGFLSHHPDALAGMFTLIIPITFETYRDRLMADRTRPRLRPDVSLEEEISSVFHQREALHARVPTIALVDFLRGCLHEEESP
- the ubiE gene encoding bifunctional demethylmenaquinone methyltransferase/2-methoxy-6-polyprenyl-1,4-benzoquinol methylase UbiE; amino-acid sequence: MSTEVRQMFSSIATRYDVTNEVLSFGIHRLWRRTAVRLSRAKAGDSVLDCASGTGDLALAFKRKVGTTGRVLGTDFCPEMLESAPAKAAKAGLQVDFQVADAMALPFEDNRFDVASIAFGIRNVDDPVKCLKEMGRVVKPGGRVVVLEFGQPEGVFGALFRFYSKTVMPAIGGMLTGNRAAYEYLPRTSAAFPAGERFLSLMDQSGAYAERSAHPLTFGTANVYVGLVR
- the aroF gene encoding 3-deoxy-7-phosphoheptulonate synthase; the encoded protein is MGGLVGGKQPDESAPVAVRKDTGARRVLRAFRPEGTRVQAGPVEVGGTGFVVMAGPCAVEGVEQVDRTAAAVAHAGAHVLRGGVFKPRTSPYAFQGMGEPGLHLLAEAGRRHGLPIISEVMETSQLPFMVESADILQVGARNMQNFSLLRALGKVRRPVLLKRGLSATLQEWLLAAEYILEGGNEQVMLCERGIRTFETEIRNTLDLAAVAWAKQRTHLPVIVDPSHATGQVDLILPMSLAAAAAGADGLLIEVHPRPEQALCDGNQALTPEHFQTLMQRLPPVLDAVGRHLWRPESPAQVVRAR